The proteins below come from a single Vidua chalybeata isolate OUT-0048 chromosome 36 unlocalized genomic scaffold, bVidCha1 merged haplotype SUPER_36_unloc_2, whole genome shotgun sequence genomic window:
- the LOC128782712 gene encoding cytochrome P450 4F3-like, giving the protein MAEAAALGSLGAVALGTFVVALLLQWLWHALVAVTRLRATCRQLNKFPIPPWRSWLLGHTGMAQSTEEGLQQVDSLVARYRHGFLWWGLPWLPVLRLFHPSTLRPLLSASAFVAPKDKIFYGFLKPWLGEGLLLSSGERWARHRRLLAPAFHGDVLRNYLGIFNQSTRVLLAKWGAAAAAAGGGPVELEVLQPLSLLTLDTLQKCIFSHESHCQERPSEYIQAILELSSLVVRRQFRPLLHPWWLYSLSSDGRRFARACAAVHAFTADVVQRRRRALACLGHQAWLDGHRGRSMDFIDLLLLTKDENGHTLSDEDIAAEADTFMFEGHDTTASGLAWLFYNLAGHPEHQERCRQEVQELLAGRDPADIEWEDLSQLPFTTMCIKESLRLHPPVTAVSRRCTKDIPLRDGRVLPKGVICLMSIYGTHHNPDLWPEPEVFNPLRFSPENSKGRSPSSFIPFSAGPRNCIGQSFAMAEMKVVAALTLSRFALRRDAARPPPRRKPELILRAEDGLWLLLEPLGGAA; this is encoded by the exons ATGGCGGAGGCCGCGGCGCTCGGTTCCCTGGGCGCGGTGGCCCTGGGCACCTTCGtggtggccctgctgctgcagtggctcTGGCATGCGCTGGTGGCTGTCACCCGACTCCGGGCCACTTGTCGCCAGCTGAACAAGTTCCCCATCCCGCCCTGGCGCAGTTGGTTGCTGGGACACACCGGCATG GCCCAGAGCACGGAGGAAGGCTTACAGCAGGTGGATTCCTTGGTGGCCCGGTACCGTCATGGCTTCCTCTGGTGGGGACTTCCCTGGCTGCCTGTCCTGCGCCTCTtccaccccagcaccctccGGCCACTCCTCAGCGCCTCAG CTTTCGTGGCCCCCAAGGACAAAATTTTCTACGGCTTCCTCAAGCCCTGGCTGG gggaggggctgctgctgagcagcgGGGAGCGCTGGGCGCGGCACCGGCGGCTCCTGGCGCCCGCCTTCCACGGGGACGTGCTGCGGAATTACCTGGGAATCTTCAACCAGAGCACCCGCGTGCTGCTC GCCAAGTggggggcagcagcagcggcagctgGCGGGGGCCCGGTGGAGTtggaggtgctgcagcccctgagcctcctcaccctggacacgctccagaAGTGCATCTTCAGCCACGAGAGCCACTGCCAGGA GCGGCCCAGCGAGTACATCCAGGCCATCCTGGAGCTGAGCTCGTTGGTGGTCCGGCGCCAGTTCCGGCCACTTCTCCACCCGTGGTGGCTCTACAGCCTCTCCTCTGATGGCCGGCGCTTCGCCCGTGCCTGCGCCGCCGTCCACGCCTTCACTGCCGACGTGGTGCAGCGCCGGCGCCGCGCACTCGCCTGCCTGGGCCACCAGGCCTGGCTGGATGGCCACCGGGGACGCAGCATGGACTTCATCGACCTCCTGCTGCTCACcaag GACGAGAACGGCCACACGCTGTCGGACGAGGACATCGCGGCTGAGGCTGACACCTTCATGTTTGAGG GCCACGACACCACGGCCAGTGGCCTGGCATGGCTCTTCTACAACCTGGCCGGCCACCCTGAGCACCAGGAGCGATGCCGCCAGGAGgtccaggagctcctggctggCCGGGACCCTGCAGACATCGAATG GGAGgacctgtcccagctgccctTCACCACCATGTGCATCAAGGAGAGCCTGcggctgcaccctcctgtcactgctgtgtcccGGCGCTGCACCAAGGACATCCCCCTGCGTGATGGCCGCGTCCTCCCCAAGG GGGTCATCTGCCTGATGAGCATCTACGGGACCCACCACAACCCAGACCTCTGGCCCGAGCCCGAG GTGTTCAACCCCCTGAGGTTCAGCCCGGAGAACAGCAAGGGACGGTCCCCGTCGTCCTTCATCCCCTTCTCTGCAGGCCCCAG GAACTGCATCGGGCAGAGCTTTGCCATGGCCGAGATGAAGGTGGTGGCGGCGCTGACGCTGTCCCGGTTCGCGCTGCGGAGGGACGCGGCGAGGCCGCCCCCGCGCCGCAAGCCTGAGCTGATCCTGCGCGCCGAGGAcgggctctggctgctgctggagccactgGGGGGAGCGGCCTGA
- the QPRT gene encoding nicotinate-nucleotide pyrophosphorylase [carboxylating], giving the protein MTARSPPGPAPPGRGWAPAPPPHRLRALARAWLDEDAPWPDAAGAVAGDAATRAELLSKAGGCPGGVLAGAPFAEAVFGVSGCRVTWRVPEGAALPPGRAVVAEVEGPAAGVLAGERVALNILGRCSGVASMAARAVGVARAQGWAGVVAGTRKTTPGFRLAEKYALGVGGADPHRGGLGGLILLKDNHRALAAAAGGLEQMILGARRAGGFTRRLEVECSSAEEALAAAGAGADIVLLDNLAPQELHAAAARLKAAHPGVTVEASGGIVLETLPQFLGPHVDVVSMGCLTHSAPALDFALRVLGP; this is encoded by the exons ATGACGGCCCGCTcgccgccgggcccggcgccccccggccggggctgggcccccgcgccgcccccgcaCCGGCTGCGCGCCCTGGCCCGCGCCTGGCTGGACGAGGACGCGCCCTGGCCGGACGCGGCGGGGGCGGTGGCGGGGGACGCCGCGACCCGCGCGGAGCTGCTCAGCAAGGCCGGGGGGTGCCCGGGGGGCGTCCTGGCGGGGGCCCCCTTCGCCGAGGCCGTTTTCGGGGTGTCGGGGTGCCGGGTCACCTGGAGGGTGCCCGAGGGGGCGGCGCTGCCCCCCGGGCGGGCGGTGGTGGCCGAGGTGGAGGGTCCGGCCGCGGGGGTGCTGGCGGGGGAGAGGGTGGCCCTCAATATTTTGGGGCGCTGCAGCGGGGTGGCCTCGATGGCCGCCAGGGCCGTGGGGGTGGCCCGGGCGCAGGGCTGGGCGGGGGTCGTGGCGGGCACCCGAAAAACCACGCCCGGCTTCCGCTTGGCGGAGAAATACGCgctgggggtggggggcgcCGACCCCCAccggggaggtttgggggggctcATTCTGCTCAAGGACAATCACCGAGCGctggcggcggcagcggggggGCTCGAGCAG ATGATTTTGGGGGCGCGGCGGGCCGGGGGCTTCACCCGCCGGTTGGAGGTGGAGTGCTCGAGCGCGGAGGAGGCGCTGGCGGCTGCGGGGGCTGGGGCTGACATCGTCCTGCTGGACAACCTGGCCCCACAG gagctgcacgcggcggcggcgcggctcAAGGCCGCGCACCCCGGGGTGACGGTGGAGGCCAGCGGGGGCATCGTTTTGGAGACCCTCCCCCAGTTCTTGGGGCCCCACGTCGACGTGGTGTCCATGGGGTGTCTGACCCACAGCGCCCCCGCCCTGGACTTCGCGCTGCGGGTGCTGGGGCCCTGA